The stretch of DNA TCACTGAAAAATTCCCGCGTCCCCCGATTTGAGAGTTCCGCCACAGTCCCAGTCAGTTTACCACACGCGCCGATTCACTCACCGGGCTTGTCGAATCTCGTGCTATGCTTCAAAGTTCGAGCATCCCACCTTCTTCCGCCGATCCTAGGGTTTTAATTTCTTCCAAATAACCACCGTGAAGCTCTGACAAACTAGTCGACTAGTGCGCGGTTAGGTTTTGCCGGCGGCGATGAAGACGACGCAACTATTTAAAGGTTCCAACGTCTTTATGTCTCGGAATCTGGTTCCCCCTGAAGTCTTCGATACACTTCTCGATGCTTTCAAACTCAACGGTGCCGAAATCGTCCTCTGCTGCGACCCTTCTCGGAGCGGTCCCTCCGATTTTCATGTCATCGCTTCTCCCGATCATGTGcgattttaatttttcttctaaattactGCAATTGCCTATGTTTCTGAACGAAATTGGCCTTATTGCCATTGTTTTGGGGTTTTGCAGGAGAAATTCAAGAGTCTTACAGCCAAGGGTTGTAACTTGATTGGTGAGATGAGTTTATTTATGTTTCCTGTCACTTAAAAAATCAACTGGATCTCTGTTCGTGAAATTTCTAAATAAGAGCTATGTTTATTATTGCGCGGCAGGTCCACAGTGTGCCCTCTCCTGTGCAAAAGAGGGTAGACCGCTGCCACAAGGGGGATTCACTTGTTGTCTAGCGATGGAGGGTCTGAAAGTTCTTGCTTCTGGTTTCCTGATGGATGAGAAGGTACTTCTCTTTTTTACCTAGTGGAAATGTCTTATCAAATTGCAAGAATTGTAGACTAATaaactgatttttgttttagagaGTTGTTTTGAGTTGCTCTGAAGGACTCATCTCTCCTTAGTGAAGTCCTAACTCGTtgattgcaattttttttgaaggTCAAGATCAGAGAGATGGTTACTTCCATGGGGGGAGTTTTTCTTTCCAAATCTTCTTCTGATGTCAACTTCGTCATTGTCAAAAATGTCTTGGCTGCTAAGTACAAGGTCTATTGTTCAAAGATTGCCATCAATATTCTTTTACCTTTCTGAAGGTTCACATCTGTAGATTATAACTAGCTTCTTTATTAACATATCAATGCTGCTGTTTTTCATCATGCATCTCAGAAGATTATTCGAATTATGTTAGgtttaataaaattgtttttcagttcatttattttttctccaaTTGGCACACTAGGGTATGTTGATAGAGacaaaagatgatttttttctctgttgGTCTTTCGCTTCGTGCATTTGAGTATTACATTTTTCCATCAGTGCATAGTGCCtacaatagaaaaaaagagaggccTATTCGCGAAAGTAAAGATGTAAAATGCTCCGAATGAAAGCCTCAATATATAAGTTGTTGTCTTCCACTCTTCCTCCCTATTGATGAATTCTGCTCTGTTCATTGTCAGATGGTTGCTGGATGATGTAAATAATACTTTGGCTCTAGGGCAGGTTTAGTTCTCTGAGTGAAGAAATTCTTTTCTGAAATTGTTTTGAGTCAGCCTCGTGCCTCTGAGAacttatcattatattttatatccTAGAGCAAAGTGAACTGATGAGGTTCTTGAGGAAGCTGTTCAAAACCAGTTATGCCTATTTCATTGTTACagctaaatatattttattatttttacttgcaGTGGGCTCTGAATACTCAGAAGAAGCCAGTTGTTACACTGAATTGGTTACATCAGTGTTGGACTGAGCACCGTGTGGTTCCCCAGGAACCATATAAGGTTCCTCCTTTTTCTGGATTGACAATCTGTGTCACAAGAATTCCAGGAGGTTAGAGAACCggtttattaaatttatgtgAATCAGGTTCTTTGTTGATAGTTAATCTGTGACTTATTATCAGATGAGCGTAAGGGAATGGAGAAGGTTATTTCAGAATATGGAGGGAGCTACTCTGGTGAGCTAACAAGGAGTTGTACACATCTGATCGCTGATatatcctttgattttttttcaataatctgCTAATCCTGGGTCATACAATGATTTTTGGGCGCATTCAGTTGTGCTGTTAAATTAGCAGTCAGGGCTTAAGTTACAAGATATGTGACTATAACCATTATCCAGTTGATATGTTGATAATCGGGTTCCTGATCACTAAAGTTTGAAATTTCGTTGTTTGGACTTTAATGAAAATTGATTCCTTGACACTGCATACGCTGCCGAAGGTGACAAATACAAAGTTGCTCGAAAATGGGGTCACATTCAAATTGTCACACGGAAATGGTTTCAGCAGTCCATCGATAGAAAAGGTGATGTTTGGTGCTTCTGCGTTTTATACATTCTCGTACTTATCAGTATATTGGCTCTCTATTAGTTAACAGATTCATCGATACTGATATGTCACCTTGATATGCGCAGTCTGTCTCAGTGAAGAGTCATATCCTGTTCTCAGTTCCATACCCTTGGCACGAGGGTTGCGTGATAAAGGAATCCATCATAATGTTCAAGAAAAGTTTCCTTTGCCCACAGCTGTGTCTGTGTCTGTGGCAGATTCATATGCTTCTTGTGCTCAGTCTAGAGACTCAGATATAGAAGCTTCTGcctcacaaaatattttttccacTTCTATGAACCCCAGTACCGATGTTAAAGAACCAAGTGAAGGCCCACATACAAGGCCGCAAGAGCAAGATATTGATGGTTGTACTGCCAGAGATTCAGAATCCGAAGACAATGACCTGTACTTATCAGATTGTAGAATTTTTCTGCTTGGTTTTGAAGCTTCTGAAATGCGTAGACTTTTTAAGTTGGTCTGTAGAGGTGGTGGAACGCGGTATATGCTGCTAAACGAAAGCATGACTCACATTGTTGTTGGAACTCCTTCAGAGAGGTAACCGCTATCTTTGCACTACCAGAGGGATTGTTTTTTCCTTAATagctttttccttcttctttttttctcttgtagCATTGATCCAATACTATTAGGTGGGTCTCTCTAAGCATATTCTCTGTAATATTTTGATCTCTACACAATTTATTGATTTGCAGTGAGAAAAGAGAGGTGAGGAGTATTGCAGCTTCTGGTGTCGTTCAAGTAGTCACACCCAGTTGGCTTGAAGATTGTGATcgtgagaaaaaagaaattccAGTTCATCAATTATATACTGCTACCCATTTGATTCTTCCAAGAGGTCTGTTGTCGTCTCGTTTAACCATTATTACATTATCGCGGACACATGTCATCTATCCAAGATGCATCAAGACATATCAATGCGTTGTATTACAGTTCTCTAACTGACTTGTTTTTGCGCAGATTCTGCATGCTTGACCAAGGGATCATTTGCAGGGATGTCAAGTATGGAACAGGGTAAAAATACTCTCGGTCAGACCATGGCATATGATTCATCTTCAAGGAGTATCAATGTTTCAAATGGGCCAGCAACTTTTCTGGGAAACAAAGAAGCAATGCAGGAATTTGGCAGGAAAGATGAGATTCATGCGGAAAGGAAAATAGTATCACCcaagcaaaaagaaacactTATTTCCCCTGTAACTAGTAAAAGCAAAGAACAACAGAGTAATCAATATGAATTCAATGGTCAAAACGTGAATGAAAGAATGTCATCTGTATTTAAGGGGAAGACATTTTGTTTCTCGCATTCTTTTCCTGAAGATCGGGTATGTGGTTATTCGAAGAACCAGGTTTCCTTGTCTTCCACTAGTTTCTTGTCTGAGAATACATCTTCGAGGTCTATTCATTGATGTCTTACAAAATTGTGCAGCGACCTGAAATCGTGGAATGGGTGAATCAAGGTGGAGGAGAAGTGGTGGTAAATGATCCTCTGATAAATAACGCAGACTTTACTATTGAATCCCATGGTGGGTTCCGAAGTGCCGGGACTACCCATATTAGCTATGTCTCAAGTCATTGGGTTCGATCTTGTTTAGAGGtattcttcttctcagcttTCATCTGTTATCACTGATTGTATCGTTTATTCTGGTGTACTCTGTGTCCAACTGCCATACCATCATTCATTTAAACCGTGTATATCCTTATGATGCTTCATTTTTCAGGCTTATTGTCTAAGTTGTTATCTTGATGGTGTAGGATGGTTGTTTAGTTGCTGTTAGTAGTCATATCGTCTACTCACCTCTTCCCTGCCAGACACCTTTGCCTGGATTCGAAAGCTTTTGCATTTGTAGTTCCCAACAGGACGACAAGGATATAAAACTCCTGTCAAATTTGTGTTATGTACTTGGAgcaaaatttgtgaaaaaactAACCAAGAAAGTGACTCACTTGCTATGCAACTACGCTAACGGAAGTAAGTATGAGACAGCTTCCAAATGGGGAATAGTTTCCGTGACACCTGACTGGGTTTATGAATGTGTTAGACAGGTGGGACTCCACGGCTTCTATATCTTTGAAATAGTTTTGTTGACataaatcattaaatttaaCGGATAGTCCTTTCTATTATTCTGATGTGTAGAATCAAGTTGTTAGTCCTAACAACTTCCATCCAAAGGAATTGACAACTCAAGACAGAGAAGCAGGTTCTGGCGCAAGTCAGTTTCATACACAGTTTTTGCCAATGTCCTCAAGGGACAATGTGTCTCTACTTGTAAGCCACTCTGAAGAGAGGGAATATATTCAAGATTTTTCTGGCAAAAACGGTAAAGGTGAAGTAAATAACAGACTTGGAGAAGCTGGAAGGGAACAGACTTTTCCGTCTAAGAAGGCAAAACTTTTCAAAGATGGTCAAGAAAGTCATGTGTCTCTACTTGTAAGCCACTCTGAAGAGAGGGAATATATTCAAGATTTTTCTGGCAAAAACGGTAAAGGTGAAGTAAATAACAGACTTGGAGAAGCTGGAAGGGAACAGACTTTTCCGTCTAAGAAGGCAAAACTTTTCAAAGATGGTCAAGAAAGTCATGTGTCTCTACTTGTAAGCCACTCTGAAGAGAGGGAATATATTCAAGATTTTTCTGGCAAAAACGGTAAAGGTGAAGTAAATAACAGACTTGGAGAAGCTGGAAGGGAACAGACTTTTCCGTCTAAGAAGGCAAAACTTTTCAAAGATGGTCAAGAAAGTCATGTGTCTCTACTTGTAAGCCACTCTGAAGAGAGGGAATATATTCAAGATTTTTCTGGCAAAAACGGTAAAGGTGAAGTAAATAACAGACTTGGAGAAGCTGGAAGGGAACAGACTTTTCCGTGTAAGAAGGCAAAACTTGTCAAAGATGGTCAAGAAAGTCATGTGTTTCCTGTGGAAGAGCCTCCAAGCAATTGTGATCGCCCTTCGAAGTCCGGAGAAGGCAATGTCTCTGGAAATGATACAGCAAGTAGTCGTGAAGTTCCAGATGTGGCTGATGCAATTGAGGATCTGTCGGAGCAGACAAGTAAAGTGAGTACTATTTActtctttcttcaatttttcaATCCAAGTAAAATTTTCCAAGTATTCACCTCTGTTCTTCTGTGTAGATTCAACATCAGAAGTCTCCTGGGAGGATTTCAGAAAAGACTGTATCCTTACAGTTTGTGTGTTCATTCaatcttcttattttttctctttctctgagtTATCAATATTTGGCATTGTTTGACTCCTTGATGATAAAACAGCTTTTTTCAACTAGTGAACAATACAATACCGGAAATCACTCTGTCACTGGGCTGTCTAGACACTGGATAAACAGGTACTTACATTCATTAAATGCAAATCTGCATTTtgcagatattttttttggttcttaacCTCAAATGCTGTGAATCATAAAGAAGTTGACGGATACAAGTTTGCTTGGGTCTAAATACGCATATCTTCATGAATCTCATAATCTCTTCCGTCTTGTTTGATTCCCCTATCTAAACTATCACTATATTGTACTATTATAGTGTATCATGACTGTATGAAGGGAATATATCAACCACTATGTTCTACGTAGGGAGTGTAAGCAGGTTAATATCGTGCAATGATGACGTAGTGTAAGCAAATTAATGATGTGAAATGGTTTTGAGAAAAGACTATCTCAAATCTAAATGCTGCTCCTACATGAATTCATGTTTGCCTACCAAACTCTGATGTGTTTTCCAGGGTACATAAGAATGACGACACGGGCAGTCCTCCAGGAAATGTAACTACAGGCACTTACGGAAACTTTAGTGAGACGCAGACAGAATCGCAGGTTCATATATAACTCTTGCTCTGATTATAACTTGGAGATTTCATTATTGAAGCTTTCATGTTTTGCTAATAGTTGAGTCTCTGAATCTGAGTTTTGGATTTAAAACGAAATTGCACGAAAAAACCTTTGTAAACCAGAGGTGTGTCCTCCTTTTCATGTGCAGTTCCTACTAGTTAAAATACCttgttaaattattaaaaaagtaaaaagaaaaatcttgttATAAAATATCTCCGTGTTGTATCTTATATCTGCATGCGTTTTTACAAGCCTAAAATTACAAGAAATGTTGCAGGTTGTTAGTTACGAGGAAGATCTTTCAGGAAGGCAGATGCTTATAGACAGAGTTAGAACACGAAATAGCTTAACGTAAAGAAACAAGGGGAGGTGGTCGTTGAGATAGAATCATCAAACGTGTGTCAGTGTACTGATGAGAATTACAGTGTAATGTTGCAAAAACATCCATTAAAGAGACAATAGCCACATCAAACAATATATACAGATcaccgtttttttttcttttcttttttgataaagtATAATGAGATCACCGAGAGAGTATCTGTTGACGAACGTGaggtatataatttttgttgcttgtaacttttcttttaatgttATCCAGATCCAGGTTAGCAACTCACCTATATGATAAGGCTAATCGCTTAAAGTTTGCAACTTACTAGTTCTtcatttaagaataaaaaaatattcaaggTTACTAATATGATGTTTTTCCTCTAATTTTAATCAACTGCAAGAGTCAAAGAAaggcacacacacacacacacacttataTTCATAAACTAAGAACATAAGTCACAACAAAGATTCATACATCacatggaaaaacaaaaacaaaatacaaaaccagGAGAACAGATaccaaatttttcatttatataatttagCAAATACATAATGGGGTAAAGATAAAACAGTGATAAAATactgtaaaaataaaagaagattacAATCAGAGAGATTTTACAGCTAGAAAACGAGGCTCCTTAGGCATGAACTTCTGGTTTGCATAGACATCCATGTAATCTCCAAACACAAACTTTGGGTACTTGTTCTCACTTCCTTCCTCCGCCACCACGGCTGGCCCAATCGCCGCCTTGTACGATGGATTGTAGAAGGAAGCTATGGACCTTCTGTTTCCTTCCTCCCGCGCCAACACCCTGTGCCACGCGCTCTTGTACCTGCCATACCCATTATGGTTAAAACCCTCAAACTCAAAGCCAAGAATATGGTTTTGGTTGGTAGAAAGATTAAGAGAACTACCTTCCGTTGCTAAGAACTTCAATCTGATCACCAGTGTTGATAACAATGGCGTTAGGTAGAGGCTGAACATCGATCCACTCGCCGTCTTTCAAGACTTGAAGGCCGTCATATTCATCGTCTTGGAACAGCAAAACGACACCTCCTGCATCAGTATGAGCTCGGAGGCCATTGACGCGCTCCGGGTGAGGACAAGGTGGGTAATGGCTGACTTTGGTGCCAAAGAAAGCTgtctcttctccatcttccaTTCCTTCGTTGAAAGCTTTCTTTATGTAACCTTTAGGCAAACCCAAATTCTCATCCATCACTTCCATCATTTTGCTTGCTAGCTTCCTCACTTCTTCTCTGTATTCTCCCATcgcctctctgtttttttttttttgaaaaaacatataaagttgagatttttaaaaacgggTTTGAAAGATTTTGAGTAGTTTAGAGAGAAGAAAGTGTTTACTTGAGGCCAGAAGTGTTGGATGGCCATTCGTTTTGGTTATGGTCCAAGAGAGTGAAGACATCTTCCCAGTCAACGTTTTCGAGTTTCTCGTCAGAAGTATTCTGAACCAACTCGTTGAGCAACTTCACGGGACTTGAGGTCTTGaatccttcttctctctcttttttgtagCATTCTGAGCTCAGCGTCTTCACCTTGTTCAGAAGCTCCAATGGAATCCCATGGTTCATCAGCTACATACACACAGAGATATAAGCAcataaaaaacagagagaagagaaaatagaATGTTCTGTTTTCAGTTTGAAGATCCGAACCTGAAAAAATCCCCATTCTTCGCATGCTTTAGCGATTTCAGACAGtgtcttttctctctcttcgcCATTGAGCTTGGAGAAATCGATAACAGGAATCGCCATTTCAGAtccacaaagagagagagaaagagaggtgtGTTTTAAGACAAAAGGCTCTGTTTTGGGTAAGTCAAATAcgactctgtttttgtaatcAGATTTAGTTGTGAAGATTATGGAAAGCTTAGGCCTCCCATTTATACTATTCTTAAAATTTCCCCTTTATttgtagtaaaaaataaaattaaaataaaaacgtaACAATGAACAGTTGACTATTTAATTTACGTTCGTTTTCAcgttatgtattttttttttaatgttaagcaTGCATACCTACAATTAATGTTCAaaaaagcgctaggcggtaattgggcggtgacccaacgcctagcgcctagaacgttTAATCGGAGGCCAGACgattttaggcggtttaggcgttttcaacgtagaacattatatatgtaatattgtagacaaaaatatatgttagataaataaaagtaataaaccataaacaaaacttaggaaaaaatgtagtttttaattgatatcaacaacatataaagatttgtaattatgtatatgaatgtaaaattttaaattttaattatatatagttaaaaattagaaaatatattaaatcgaaatatatgtgattttaggcggtttaggcggtcGTCTAGGCGTCGgttgagcgcctagcgcctagaccgCTTTTTCGAACACTGCCTACAATACAACCGTTGAATATTACTGTTTCATCATactaaaaaaagataataataatatgggATGCACAAATATCTATgtgtttaaaaaatgtaatcaaTCCTTTAGTAGTTACAGTTAGTCCATCTCCTTGacttttaatgtatttttaaaaaataagttaaagattaaggaattaaaatatacatttgcATAAATAATCCTTGGCATTAATGAACCACACTGATCTCACCAGGCTTTGACTGCTCTCTTTCCAAGTGCTATAATTACCGGTTTCACCgttaattttcagttttaataaaatatactccctttgtttcacaaagagtgtcattctggagaaaaaattttgttacacaaagagtgtcattttatatttccaatgaaTGTTTTAATgctaagttttcttttttacccctAAACTCAAAGCTATTTTCATTGAATATAGAACATTAACTACTTATTAAATAGGGGCAAACATGTATAATTCagacttttcttaatttgtgtgaaatgtgtcaaaatgacactctttgtgaaacggagggagtaacaTAATTTGAACCGACTTCTCTGAAAGCAATGTATAGTTCAACCGATTATAAAAGTGTTGTATGCTACTACGACTACGAGAGTTATGTGTGAATCCGCTATCAATTTTGTCAAGTGCTAATTAATCAAGTATTTAACGGTTAGGTCAAAAGGCATAGCTAGTATCagtattttggttttttgacttaaaagttacaaaaagaaaaaaagattattcCGAAGATAATTAGATTAGGTCAAGAACCATAAATTAAAGTGGCTACTTACTCCTGTCTGAAATTGATCATACAGACTAATACCTCTTGATGACTTAAGATTACGATGAGATTATATATGATTTAACTTAGcataagaagaaagagacagagatatggtttattttattttattcaagttATTGCCTCTTTATAGCTTATGAGATATGAACGTGGAAAGTAATAATAGGTTAGCTAAATTATATCCAAAATACTAATTAATAGGTTTTGTTTTCATGGTACGTGGACAAAATTAGGGGAACATGgagcatttttatatataagataattatgaaaacaaaaattatgaaattgcAGGAAAGGTTATATATTAGTGGAAATAATTGTCTGTACAGCACAGCCATCTCTGCTGTACACATGAGCAGGTGATGCCTCTTTTTTGTCCTTATCCATCTCAATGCCTTTGTCTGAATAATGAGCACAATAACATAGTCTCTCTACATATgtatatcattttcaatttattatCAAAGCAGAGGTGaagtaattaaacaaaatgaaaagagaatcaaaacagaGGTTGAGATCAATATTACCAACTGTGatctaattatataattttgtgtcaATTTTTTCTTAGATAACTAGAGTAGGATTAGCTCATATCCGAAAATTGAAGTCTGTTTGactatcaaataaaaacaaaggaaCAATAGTTTTCTCAAATATCATTTAACATTTCTGATGGacctattaataaaaaaaaaattccatcaCAGTAAAATCTACTCAAAAATACCACTACTCACTCTACCATATCAATATTCCCAATCAAACGTTAAGCATAATTTGTTCCCccacttttctttattttatagttgatgaagattgagtttttattttatttttatacaaggttgttttgaaaataaagattttatatGACAATTCCtaccttttaaaataaataaggaGTAACTATGTGTGTGTaacatatataactatatatatatatattattattttttgacaaacaacatatataacTATTTAATACTGgtatttttgacaaaataattatctttgtttttgtttcacaatGTACTGATGTACTATCCCTAGGCGTACAGTGTACTTTAGtaagcaaatatatatagatggtttattcgtttttttttttctttagtttagaCATTAGATTCGTGTTATTTATGTTGAAATATATGTTTCTAGCTAACgcgaattttaattttaatagattACGAAATTTTCTTTGATTGATTCCATTCTCCCATATGTCGGTGTATCTCTTTTTTGCTTCAATTTTTCTATAAGAAGTTTCAGATATgaatttatatttgatataacGTAAATTATCAAAGCTTGTCGTAGAGTTCTTCTAGAAtttatatcttaattatttgattttgctAGTTGCTAGTTATGATAATTGTTTGCTGTTTGGATCTCTCTAGCTATTATATGTTTCGCTACTATTATTGACATTAATACGTTTCCATTAATGTATAGTATTAGTTAACATGTAATGGTCAGCTCCCACTATTTCACATGCAGAAAGCCATTGCACTAATACCATTATACACCCTAAACTAGTAATTAAccaatactatatatatatatatatatatatatccaaacaaTTCAGATAGGCGTAATctattattttaagaaattttctttccaaattaatcttataaaaagtttagtttttttttataactgatAAAAAGCAAAGCCGTCCATGATCACATGGGACTACACTTGGAAGTGGCgttttttgtattaatatagatttgttAGTTAATCATTGATccatttttctattaaaaagaagaaagtaaaacCATTTATTATCCAAATGCATTCCCCCGTGCCACTGTTTTAGTAAGATCGACgagtaataataatagtactgacaatattatatataattactctcatgcatatatatgttaaaaaaaaattgatatacaACTGAAAAAggttaagaaaaagagagagaaatattattggattaagTAAGTCTTGAAGGGTACAATGGAGTGGATCACATGGTGCTGAGTGATCTATGTCTCTTTTATGTTGCAGCAATCGAATCTATGGACTAAAAATCTCAgcttaattattaatatttttgaattgttgTTATAAGGTAAAATAAAGTACATTAGTGGCCTTCATGTATGCGCACCAATTTCTATTTCTATCAATCAGTCAATCTATATGCATGTTATATATTCTCTGTTGAAATAATTACACACCATATCAAGCAAGATTAGTCATATACTTATAGTGGATATTcatctgtttatttatttattactatgtTTTGTTgaatgtaaaacataaatttcaaCCACTTTTAACAACCAGCCTAACGACCAACTAGTCATCTTTAGTTCAGTGTATGAACATGTTCCTCgatattatatacatatgagCTTAATTATTTGgtgaaaagaaagataaaatactTCTAATTAAAGCTTGTAAGAACTAATGTCGACAGTGCTATAAATCCTCAAATCTAGTGGACATACTACTTTACAAGTATAAACTttactaataatataatttattttagaaacatTATCTTCTTGGTTTGCTTACTGACTCTGTGGTATATACTATCATACAGTAATAAATTTGTTCATCAATAATTGTATTTTACTTCCGGAGAAAATGAAGACACATTAGCTAAGTGTGCTTAGTCCGCAAAGTAAACAGTGAGACGTGGTCGGTTCGTTTCCATATATTTTGGACCAACTAATTTGACCTTTTCATTAACTTATTAGTATTATCGTCTTtaatctttctcttctctttataaCCGTTACCGACATTTTTGGGGATCTTCTCCGACTTCAGTTAtacatttatgatttaaaatcttttttgcacaaaccaaaaaaacactctatttttatttttatatttttggtgtgGAACACACAATATAACAACATAACAttctttccaaatttttttttgtttaaattcttgATCCAATGGCTCTATATTACTAATTTAGTAATACGCAATTTGAGATTCATTCTCCAATCTAACCGCAGTTAGTTCTATCAGTTTGTAAAATGACTGTTTTCGACTtgaattctatatttttaagaaGGAATTATTTGTACAAATACAATGATAGAAGGTTATACATCTATATTTTTTGATTAGTTCATACGCATGGGCACAGAATCAATGTACATAGAACCATAAAACACGTCATGGTCTACGATTCTTGGCTTTCCATGGACGCGGAGGAGCCAACTTCAAATGCAATTTActgcaaaattaatttaactgCATAAGCAAATTAAAAGTCAAACTATCTTTTAAATCATTTCTTTCACCCATCTTCACGTTTCCACAAGATCATCAGTAGGGCTCACATTTCAGACAATTGATCTATATCGTTATTCTTTGGTTAGGTGTAGTCATAATTATCTACATATATGtacttataaataatattaaagtgtgtaataataacattttttttttttttttNNNNNNNNNNNNNNNNNNNNNNNNNNNNNNNNNNNNNNNNNNNNNNNNNNNNNNNNNNNNNNNNNNNNNNNNNNNNNNNNNNNNNNNNNNNNNNNNNNNNNNNNNNNNNNacatttttttttttttttttgggtgtgaaaACACAGGGTGATTTGCAGAGTGTTCAACAAATCAGGATCGTAGCTAAAGGGTAGACGTAAGTGATTGGGAAAGATGATAAAGAGACCTTCGCTAGTACTAGGGAGGCCAGCAATcgataagatttaaaaaaaaaaagttcttattttcatataatgTATAGTTAACTAAAACAACTTAAAGCATTTCGTTTCAAGGTGAGCATCTTAATCAGTGCGActgtattgaaaccatgattttggaaaatttgatgtgatttagaaaatttggaattctgaaagattttagggaagttgatatgatttattgtaaaattctttcaaatcccacataaaaccatgagatttggatttctctatttttaactaaacaaatcccacctaaatcctctagaat from Camelina sativa cultivar DH55 chromosome 9, Cs, whole genome shotgun sequence encodes:
- the LOC104713400 gene encoding DNA topoisomerase 2-binding protein 1-like isoform X1, translating into MKTTQLFKGSNVFMSRNLVPPEVFDTLLDAFKLNGAEIVLCCDPSRSGPSDFHVIASPDHEKFKSLTAKGCNLIGPQCALSCAKEGRPLPQGGFTCCLAMEGLKVLASGFLMDEKVKIREMVTSMGGVFLSKSSSDVNFVIVKNVLAAKYKWALNTQKKPVVTLNWLHQCWTEHRVVPQEPYKVPPFSGLTICVTRIPGDERKGMEKVISEYGGSYSGELTRSCTHLIADAAEGDKYKVARKWGHIQIVTRKWFQQSIDRKVCLSEESYPVLSSIPLARGLRDKGIHHNVQEKFPLPTAVSVSVADSYASCAQSRDSDIEASASQNIFSTSMNPSTDVKEPSEGPHTRPQEQDIDGCTARDSESEDNDLYLSDCRIFLLGFEASEMRRLFKLVCRGGGTRYMLLNESMTHIVVGTPSESEKREVRSIAASGVVQVVTPSWLEDCDREKKEIPVHQLYTATHLILPRDSACLTKGSFAGMSSMEQGKNTLGQTMAYDSSSRSINVSNGPATFLGNKEAMQEFGRKDEIHAERKIVSPKQKETLISPVTSKSKEQQSNQYEFNGQNVNERMSSVFKGKTFCFSHSFPEDRRPEIVEWVNQGGGEVVVNDPLINNADFTIESHGGFRSAGTTHISYVSSHWVRSCLEDGCLVAVSSHIVYSPLPCQTPLPGFESFCICSSQQDDKDIKLLSNLCYVLGAKFVKKLTKKVTHLLCNYANGSKYETASKWGIVSVTPDWVYECVRQNQVVSPNNFHPKELTTQDREAGSGASQFHTQFLPMSSRDNVSLLVSHSEEREYIQDFSGKNGKGEVNNRLGEAGREQTFPSKKAKLFKDGQESHVSLLVSHSEEREYIQDFSGKNGKGEVNNRLGEAGREQTFPSKKAKLFKDGQESHVSLLVSHSEEREYIQDFSGKNGKGEVNNRLGEAGREQTFPSKKAKLFKDGQESHVSLLVSHSEEREYIQDFSGKNGKGEVNNRLGEAGREQTFPCKKAKLVKDGQESHVFPVEEPPSNCDRPSKSGEGNVSGNDTASSREVPDVADAIEDLSEQTSKIQHQKSPGRISEKTVSLQFVCSFNLLIFSLSLSYQYLALFDSLMIKQLFSTSEQYNTGNHSVTGLSRHWINRVHKNDDTGSPPGNVTTGTYGNFSETQTESQVVSYEEDLSGRQMLIDRVRTRNSLT